A region of the Thermotoga sp. genome:
ATCGACAGGGCAAAAAGAGAGGGGAACACTCTCGGTGGCAAGGTGAGGGTCGTTGCAAAAGGGATTCCCGCAGGTATCGGGAGTTATTCGGACCTGTTCAAAAAACTCGATTCGAAGATAGGTTCACTCTTTTTCACCATTCCTGCTGTTAAGGGTGTAGTGGTGGGAAATGAAGAGATGTGGTATGGGTTTGACTACCTGGACGAGTTCGAGATCCTGGATGGGAAGATTCGAAGAAAGACGAACAACTTGGGTGGAATAGAAGGTGGGATTTCTAACGGTGAAGATATCTGGGTGAACGTCTACGTGAAGCCCATTCCCACTACGGGGAAACCTCTGGATTCCGTTGATCTGCGAGCGATGAAGCCCGAAAAAACACCGTACGTGAGATCGGATGTGACTGCTGTGCCTCCCGCTTCCGTTGTATGTGAAGCGGCTCTCGCTGTAGTGCTCTCAGACGTTTTGCTCGATCACCTGGGTGAGGGAAACATCAACGACCTGAAAAGGAGGTTCGAGAATGAGGATCTTCCTCGTTGGGATGATGGGTTCTGGAAAGAGCACGATAGGTAAAAAAGTAGCGGACGTACTCGATCTTGAGTTCGTGGACATGGACGCTGAGATAGAAAGAAGGGAAAAGAGAAGCATCAACCGAATCTTCGAAGAAGATGGAGAAGAATACTTCAGACTGAGAGAAAAGGCCCTTTTGAAAGAGCTCGTTCAAAAAGACAATATCGTGGTGTCAACGGGTGGAGGAGTGGTTCTTGATCCGGAAAGCAGAGAACTTTTGAAGAAAGAAAAGACACTTTTCCTCTATGCTCCTCCCGAAGTGTTGATCGAGAGAGTTACGGAAGAGAACAGACCCCTCCTCAAGGAGGGTAAAGAGAAAATATACGAGATTTGGGAAGGAAGAAAGCATTTTTACGCGGAGTTCAGAAGAATCGATACTTCCAGGCTGAATGAGTGGGAAACGACAGCACTCGTCGTTCTGGAAGCACTCGATGGAAAGGAAGTGTTGGTGATAGAAAAACCCCATCGTGTGGAGATCGTCCTTGGAGGCTTCAAAAGAGTTAGGGATGAAGAACTGGTCTTCACTACAGAGAGAGTTGAAAAGATTTACGGAAGGTACCTTCCAGAAAGGAGGTTGCTCTTTCCAGATGGAGAAGCCGTGAAGAGTCTAGAACACGTTACAAGAGCTTACTACGAACTTGTGAAGATGGACTTTCCAAGGGACAAAGTCATTGTCGGTGTCGGGGGAGGAGCCCTCACAGATTTTACCGGCTTTGTGGCCAGCACTTTCAAGAGGGGTGTGGGACTCTCCTTCTACCCAACTACCCTTCTCGCTCAGGTTGATGCCTCCGTTGGGGGAAAGAACGCCATCGATTTTGCAGGAGTGAAGAACATCATCGGAACTTTCAGAATGCCTGATTATGTGATCATAGATCCTGTCGTAGCACTCTCCATGGACGAAGGTAGGTTTGAAGAGGGTGTGGTAGAAGCCTTCAAGATGACCCTCCTCTCCGGAAAGGGATTGGACCTCTTCGATGATCCGGAGAAGATAGAAAAGAGAAGTCTCAGAGTTCTCAGTGAGATGGTGAAGATATCCGTGGAAGAGAAGGCAAAGATAGTGGTGGAAGATCCCTACGATAAAGTGTTGAGACATGCTCTGAACCTGGGTCACACACTGGGGCATGTCTACGAGATGCTGGAAGAGGTCCCCCACGGTATAGCAGTGGCCTGGGGGCTCGAGAAAGAGACGATGTACCTGTACAGAAAGGGGATAGTTCCAAAGGAGACCTTGAAGTGGATCGTTGAGAGAATAAAGCAGATCGTACCGATCCCGGTTCCGGCCATCGACAGAGAGAAGGCTAGAAATCTGATTCTGAACGACAAAAAAATCCTGAAAGGGTCCAGGGTGCGACTTCCTTACGTGAGAGAGATCGGAAAGGTGGAGTTTCTGGAAGTGGATCCCCTCGAACTTCTGGAGGTGGTAGATTGAAGCTGCTCGTTGTGAACGGACCGAATCTGAACATGTTAGGAAAGAGAGACAAGAGTGTATATGGAAGTTTCGCGTACGATGAGCTGGTGAAGATGATAGAGGATTGGTCGAGAGAAAACAACGTGGAGGTGGAGGTCTTCCAGTCCAATCACGAGGGAGAGATCGTGGACAGGTTGCACAGACTCGACTTCGACGGCTTAGTCATAAACCCCGGCGCGTTCACGCACTACAGCTACGCCATAAGGGATGCCCTCGAGATCGTGAGAGTGCCGAAGGTTGAGGTTCACATATCGAACATACACAGAAGGGAAGAGTTCAGAAGAAAGAGTGTTACGGCAGAGGTCTGTGACGGTCAGATCAGCGGCCTTGGGGTTTATGGGTACATACTCGCACTAGAGTACGTGAAAAAAGTCTCCTCTGAAAGCACCGATTAAAAAGTAAACACCAAATCCTATCAGGATCATAGATGTTGATACGAGAACGATCCTGTACACACCTTTCCATGAAGGTTTCGTGAAAAGCTGTCCAACAACACCTAGAAGGGTGTACCAGGTTATGTCCGAAAGTATATGACCCAAATAGAACAGAAGAACACCGAGGAAAAGTTGTTCTCTTGCCCGGAAAAGAAAAGCACTCCCAACCGAAAACCACCAGAGAAGAAAATAGGGATTTGAAAGAGAAACGAGTGCCCCTTGAACAGGGAGTGAAAGTTTGGAGTTTCCGGTATTAGCGCTCAAGGATAGGTCTTTTACCTCATAAAGCTGGGAGATTCCCATGTACACAAGAAAGGCTCCTCCTATCAGTGAAATCACCTTCATGAGGAAAGGAGGAATCGTCTGAACACCAACCAGCAGTAACAGAACCAGGAGTGCTTCCAGAAGAACATGGCCTGTTATCAATTTCAGGGGCGCTTTCCAATCTTTTGTGCTTCTGGAGATAGCGATGGCCATTAAAGGACCCGGTGCCATCGCACCGGAAAGTCCAACGAGAAAACTTCCAAAGAATATGGAAAGCATACTTTTTTTCCTCTCGAGAATTTTGAAGAATTTTACCACGAATCACTCGTATCTCAAAGCTTCTATTGGACTCAATCTGGAGGCTCTGTACGCAGGATAGAACCCAAAGAACAACCCGACACTTGCGGAGACGCCGAAAGCAATGATTACGGAGAGGGGATCCACGACGGCCTTCAACCCATAAGAACTTCCGAAGGCACTAACGATCGTATTCGAACCCAGTATTCCCAGGGCGACTCCTATAACACCGGCAACGAACGTAATCGCGACACTTTCCACGAGAAATTCAAGGAGGATTCTGAGTCTCGAAGCACCTATCGCCATCTTTATACCTATTTCTCTGGTTCTTTCAACAACAGACACCAGCATGATGTTCATGATGCCTATGCCCCCGACGACCAGTGATACGGCGGCGATGGCAACAAGAACGAGGTTGATAATGGAGATACTCTCGGACATCACGTTCAGAATAGCCTGCTGACTGATGATGTTGTAGTAACTCTCCTCTTCGTGGAACTTGGTGTAAAGCAAGTGGTCTATTTCCATGACGGCCCTTTGAGCAACATCCGGTGATTTACTCGTCGCAAGGATCATCGAGATCTTTCCGTGAGTCTGGAAAACTCTGAACTT
Encoded here:
- the aroQ gene encoding type II 3-dehydroquinate dehydratase, with protein sequence MKLLVVNGPNLNMLGKRDKSVYGSFAYDELVKMIEDWSRENNVEVEVFQSNHEGEIVDRLHRLDFDGLVINPGAFTHYSYAIRDALEIVRVPKVEVHISNIHRREEFRRKSVTAEVCDGQISGLGVYGYILALEYVKKVSSESTD
- the aroB gene encoding bifunctional shikimate kinase AroK/3-dehydroquinate synthase AroB — its product is MRIFLVGMMGSGKSTIGKKVADVLDLEFVDMDAEIERREKRSINRIFEEDGEEYFRLREKALLKELVQKDNIVVSTGGGVVLDPESRELLKKEKTLFLYAPPEVLIERVTEENRPLLKEGKEKIYEIWEGRKHFYAEFRRIDTSRLNEWETTALVVLEALDGKEVLVIEKPHRVEIVLGGFKRVRDEELVFTTERVEKIYGRYLPERRLLFPDGEAVKSLEHVTRAYYELVKMDFPRDKVIVGVGGGALTDFTGFVASTFKRGVGLSFYPTTLLAQVDASVGGKNAIDFAGVKNIIGTFRMPDYVIIDPVVALSMDEGRFEEGVVEAFKMTLLSGKGLDLFDDPEKIEKRSLRVLSEMVKISVEEKAKIVVEDPYDKVLRHALNLGHTLGHVYEMLEEVPHGIAVAWGLEKETMYLYRKGIVPKETLKWIVERIKQIVPIPVPAIDREKARNLILNDKKILKGSRVRLPYVREIGKVEFLEVDPLELLEVVD
- the aroC gene encoding chorismate synthase, with translation MKITIAGDSHGKCMVAILEGIPAGVRIDEDLIRNDLFRRRNCYGRGERMKIEEDAFEIVSGLWKGVTTGAPVTILVPNRAGNPVKDVRSVPRPGHIDYAAWVKYKLPDLNVYVERSSARWTVALTAAGALLKSLLREFGIEVLGFVTRLGGVEAKDIPNDFEELKRKRNESEVFCPDPVATKEMIVEIDRAKREGNTLGGKVRVVAKGIPAGIGSYSDLFKKLDSKIGSLFFTIPAVKGVVVGNEEMWYGFDYLDEFEILDGKIRRKTNNLGGIEGGISNGEDIWVNVYVKPIPTTGKPLDSVDLRAMKPEKTPYVRSDVTAVPPASVVCEAALAVVLSDVLLDHLGEGNINDLKRRFENEDLPRWDDGFWKEHDR
- a CDS encoding LysE family transporter → MLSIFFGSFLVGLSGAMAPGPLMAIAISRSTKDWKAPLKLITGHVLLEALLVLLLLVGVQTIPPFLMKVISLIGGAFLVYMGISQLYEVKDLSLSANTGNSKLSLPVQGALVSLSNPYFLLWWFSVGSAFLFRAREQLFLGVLLFYLGHILSDITWYTLLGVVGQLFTKPSWKGVYRIVLVSTSMILIGFGVYFLIGAFRGDFFHVL